In Pocillopora verrucosa isolate sample1 chromosome 13, ASM3666991v2, whole genome shotgun sequence, one genomic interval encodes:
- the LOC131795102 gene encoding uncharacterized protein, with translation MFLTVVLATSILSSEMVASGNIRSNTMYKKTLSNKDALCNDGTTAIYYMDVQEPSQWIIFLESGAYCLTKAQCHARFGSELTNALMTSKYMPSTISGKDLLSTTRNENKLFYNYSRVLIPYCSSDAWLGTQNRASSSVEQFVFSGKIIFQSAIYELLDQGLSRAREVVLVGSSAGGVGAINHVQWLQDLMSSRNLNVSISVIIDGGWFLNFRESITSKVAKEFYIIGKPLSSACADTTHGYPCCLSASCMLKRGYYPSNVPTLFVFSMYDIYIIGDIVARLSKRVSVADNGVTDLITLIESYGGAMNQSLFAIEPRSSNLSYFVPACFQHTFFGMSSLRDEGEALHYSRMFNQGNAFFRLSKVTGSWLRTTIGRGNEIISLQSTLQKWFEKRHQSVRVTDTCLGPMCNPTCSESLKFVDTAVDWGEVLNWVILFLSLVPTGVCVAVKICFMVQLLLLARNKKRYLGDHKESQQVSGYGEAITLLLYSSSQVSNHSPSFENLEPEDFKERSMKEEDTFSNNTIFYRTAQYLRLLFLQNHGNEQFKSNAICKDVKCSENKENSGFSRSTIRNDPERRTDGKKDSCMLRIKNATLSFKQGEFIAIVGKHGAGKTKLLSLLSGKLKCGCKQKHLNMQGSAQKEARNSYIFLNQFKMPYYGEVTVRQYLILTALMRMSRKTKTVVKLERVDQVMSEMRLNSLAEETFDGSSKENLTDLQKRCMCLANQLITRPRVIFLDEPITGLDSASSIEMLNILKHLCNNGHLVIMTMQTLPGKTALMFNQLVLVADEQVIYCGDPAGLSDCYDRVSQDKRGLEDIISDILRNEKMIEATLLQNQPEKWREDDFRSKNANKNLLSSSSESPEDGGFLTRLFVIDYRASLSNTFGQTVYLPIMFLVFGVTAGIVYWQAETPLQIMTAYCGSSIPSLLFMGSVLHKRINKNLEIRQIESSENVGFSYEHVMQTFLSTSAAYVIPVIACSVLTYFMVFTSYNWWRFVLVTITSLVLNQTWIAVYMLATYITPSNACHASGVIAALGGFSGGFIVTWSQMPIGYNLLFYVNPQFYGYSAITKILLKNVRMKCEYESTLNCISMDGNAVLARFEFDSVNPYGYLVIMLCITVLSLLFSWLLCDLRTSR, from the exons ATGTTCTTAACAGTCGTTTTAGCGACCAGCATCCTATCTTCTGAAATGGTTGCCAGTGGAAATATTCGCTCTAACACGATGTACAAGAAGACCCTTAGCAACAAAGATGCTTTGTGTAATGACGGAACAACAGCAATTTATTATATGGATGTTCAGGAGCCATCACAGTGGATTATATTTTTGGAGAGCGGAGCGTATTGTCTCACAAAGGCTCAATGTCATGCACGATTTGGGAGCGAGTTAACGAACGCTCTAATGACATCCAAGTACATGCCAAGCACAATCAGTGGGAAGGACTTGCTCTCAACAACTCGAAACGAGAATAAGTTATTCTACAATTATTCACGTGTTTTGATACCGTATTGCAGCAGCGATGCATGGCTGGGAACACAAAACAGAGCATCAAGCAGTGTGGAACAGTTTGTTTTCAGCggtaaaatcatttttcaaagcGCTATTTATGAGCTGCTCGACCAAGGTTTGAGCCGAGCGCGTGAGGTTGTTTTAGTTGGGAGCAGCgcgggaggggtgggtgcgATCAACCACGTACAATGGTTACAAGACCTTATGTCATCCAGGAATTTAAATGTTAGCATTTCAGTGATCATAGACGGTGGATGGTTTTTGAATTTCCGAGAGAGCATCACATCAAAGGTTGCTAAGGAATTCTACATCATCGGTAAGCCGTTATCAAGCGCATGTGCAGATACTACTCATGGGTATCCGTGCTGTTTGTCAGCTTCATGTATGCTTAAACGGGGATACTACCCATCAAACGTGCCAACGCTATTTGTGTTCAGCATGTATGATATTTATATCATTGGAGACATTGTCGCCCGTTTGTCGAAAAGAGTTTCCGTCGCAGATAACGGTGTGACAGATCTGATAACTCTGATCGAGTCATATGGGGGTGCCATGAACCAATCTTTGTTTGCAATTGAACCCAGATCTTCAAATCTTAGTTACTTTGTGCCCGCGTGTTTTCAGCACACTTTCTTTGGCATGTCAAGTTTAAGAGATGAAGGAGAAGCGCTTCACTACAGTAGAATGTTCAACCAGGGAAATGCTTTTTTCCG CTTGTCCAAAGTAACCGGAAGTTGGTTGCGTACAACAATAGGACGTGGAAACGAAATCATTAGTTTGCAGTCTACTCTTCAAAAATGGTTTGAGAAACGTCATCAATCTGTGAGAGTGACTGACACCTGTCTTGGACCAATGTGCAATCCCACGTGCTCGGAGTCACTTAAATTTGTGGACACCGCTGTGGACTGGGGAGAGGTGCTCAATTGGGTTATTCTATTCTTGTCCCTGGTACCCACTGGTGTTTGTGTAGCGGTTAAGATCTGTTTTATGGTCCAGTTACTTCTCTTGGCACGAAATAAAAAGCGATATCTTGGAGACCATAAGGAGTCACAGCAG gTGTCCGGTTATGGCGAGGCAATAACACTCTTACTGTACTCGTCCTCACAAGTTTCTAATCATTCCCCAAGTTTCGAAAATCTGGAACCAGAAGATTTCAAAGAACGATCAATGAAGGAGGAGGACACTTTCTCTAATAATACAATATTTTACCGAACAGCGCAATATCTACGTTTATTATTTCTCCAAAATCACGGGAACGAACAGTTTAAAAGCAATGCGATTTGCAAAGACGTTAAATGCtcggaaaataaagaaaatagcGGTTTTTCTCGTTCAACTATCAGGAATGATCCAGAAAGAAGGACAGACGGAAAGAAAGATTCCTGTATGTTGAGGATCAAGAACGCCACATTGAGCTTCAAACAAGGTGAATTTATTGCAATAGTGGGAAAGCATGGAGCTGGTAAAACAAAACTACTGAGTCTTTTGAGTGGAAAATTAAAGTGTGGATGTAAGCAG AAACATCTCAATATGCAAGGTAGCGCACAAAAGGAAGCTCGAAATAGTTATATTTTTCTCAATCAATTTAAGATGCCTTATTATGGAGAGGTTACGGTTAGACAGTATTTAATTCTAACCGCTTTGATGCGAATGTCCAGAAAAACGAAAACTGTGGTCAAGTTGGAAAGAGTGGACCAGGTGATGTCCGAG ATGAGACTAAATTCTTTAGCAGAGGAAACGTTTGATGGGTCGAGTAAAGAGAACCTTACCGATTTACag AAGCGCTGTATGTGCCTGGCAAATCAGCTCATTACCAGACCTCGAGTCATATTCTTAGATGAACCTATTACAG GTCTGGACTCTGCCTCTTCCATAGAAATGCTGAACATTCTAAAACACCTTTGTAACAATGGACACCTAGTAATAATGACCATGCAGACTCTACCTGGTAAAACAGCCCTGATGTTCAATCAACTGGTTTTAGTTGCTGATGAACAG GTTATATATTGTGGTGACCCTGCAGGACTCTCAGATTGCTACGATCGCGTGTCACAAGATAAAAGAGGATTAGAGG ACATTATTTCAGATATTCTGCGAAATGAGAAGATGATAGAGGCTACTTTGTTACAAAATCAGCCTGAAAAGTGGAGAGAGGACGACTTCCGCTCAAAAAACGCAAATAAGAATCTCTTGTCATCTTCGTCTGAAAG TCCAGAAGATGGTGGATTCCTTACCAGGCTTTTTGTGATAGACTACAGAGCCTCGTTATCGAATACTTTTGGACAGACAGTGTACCTGCCAATCATGTTCCTCGTATTTGGAGTGACAGCTGGAATAGTTTATTGGCAAGCAGAGACGCCGTTACAAATAATGACCGCCTACTGCGGTTCGTCTATTCCCAGTCTCTTATTCATGGGCTCGGTTCTTCACAAGCGAATCAACAAGAATTTGGAA ATTCGACAAATAGAATCTTCAGAAAACGTCGGTTTCTCATACGAACACGTGATGCAGACATTTCTTAGCACATCCGCTGCCTATGTCATACCAGTGATCGCATGCTCAGTTTTGACTTACTTCATGGTGTTCACGTCATACAACTGGTGGCGATTCGTCCTAGTGACAATCACGTCACTGGTGTTGAACCAAACGTGGATTGCAGTTTACATGTTGGCAACTTACATTACACCGAGTAACGCGTGTCACGCAAGCGGCGTCATAGCTGCATTAGGAGGATTCTCCGGCGGATTCATTGTCACATGGAGTCAGATGCCCATAGG GTACAACTTATTATTTTACGTCAATCCTCAGTTCTATGGCTACTCTGCGATCACCAAGATCTTGTTAAAGAACGTTCGAATGAAATGTGAATACGAATCCACACTGAACTGTATCAGTATGGATGGTAATGCTGTGTTGGCCAGATTTGAGTTTGACTCGGTCAATCCCTATGGTTATTTAGTG ataaTGCTCTGTATCACAGTGTTATCGCTGCTTTTTTCCTGGTTATTGTGTGACTTGAGAACATCTCGATGA
- the LOC131794810 gene encoding Golgi reassembly-stacking protein 2 has translation MGAGQSAEIPGGGSEGYHVLRVQENSPGYKAGLEPFFDFIISIENTRLDQDNETLKEILKSNAEKPVKMLVFSSKTCKVREVSITPSSMWGGQGLLGVSIRFCSFEGANENVWHVLEVQPNSPADIAGLRSNTDYIIGADSVLHESEDLFQLIESHEGKLLKLYVYNSETDGCREITITPNQNWGGEGSMGCGIGYGYLHRIPIKDPPDMPLQAKSSSPAPDGFSDVPLSGPTSVPLVAASTSTVSPIQTAGLESGMTSLNLNTTAASPAINPFSPSFPTTSPVPAATYPVATPLVAPGGAPPTVPSFSPQVQGTPVIGGMTPPLLSVAPMNTPAASATPAGSSAVTVTATATPLMTDITAGAMPAPLIPTTSPSLPSDDVSAAFQPTPPPSQPIATS, from the exons ATGGGGGCAGGCCAATCTGCAGAAATCCCAGGCGGTGGATCTGAAGGATATCATGTATTAAGG GTTCAAGAAAATTCTCCCGGATATAAAGCAGGATTGGAgcctttctttgattttataatCTCGATAGAAAATACACGACTG GATCAAGATAATGAAACATTGAAGGAAATCCTCAAGTCTAATGCAGAAAAACCTGTAAAGATGCTTGTTTTTAGTAGCAAAACATGCAAAGTTAGAG AGGTTAGCATCACTCCAAGCAGTATGTGGGGTGGACAAGGTCTCCTAG GTGTTAGTATTCGTTTTTGTTCCTTTGAAGGAGCTAATGAAAATGTATGGCATGTTTTG GAAGTTCAACCAAACTCGCCTGCTGATATCGCTGGATTGCGTTCAAATACAGACTACATCATTGGAGCTGATTCAGTTCTACATGAg tcTGAAGACCTGTTCCAACTTATAGAATCTCATGAAGGGAAACTACTTAAGTTGTACGTCTACAATTCTGAAACAGATGGTTGTAGAGAG ATAACCATCACACCAAACCAAAATTGGGGTGGTGAGGGAAG TATGGGTTGTGGCATAGGATACGGCTATCTTCACAGAATACCTATCAAAGATCCTCCTGATATGCCCCTACAAGCTAAATCATCATCTCCTGCTCCTGATGGCTTCTCTGAT GTTCCTCTCAGTGGGCCCACTTCTGTGCCTCTTGTTGCAGCTTCAACATCAACAGTTTCACCAATACAAACAGCAG GTTTGGAGTCAGGAATGACTTCCTTGAATCTCAACACAACTGCAGCATCGCCAGCCATAAACCCATTCAGCCCAAGTTTTCCAACCACATCCCCTGTTCCAGCTGCTACATATCCAGTAGCTACTCCTTTGGTAGCACCTGGAGGTGCCCCACCGACAGTTCCCTCATTCTCGCCCCAAGTTCAGGGTACACCAGTGATAGGGGGCATGACCCCACCTCTCCTCTCAGTGGCCCCAATGAATACGCCGGCTGCCTCAGCAACACCAGCTGGAAGTTCTGCAGTCACTGTGACGGCCACAGCAACGCCACTTATGACCGACATCACTGCAGGAGCAATGCCTGCCCCCTTAATACCCACGACAAGTCCATCATTGCCAAGTGATGATGTCTCCGCAGCTTTTCAACCGACACCACCACCGTCCCAACCAATTGCTACATCATAA
- the LOC131794421 gene encoding uncharacterized protein, with translation MGAIFHVQTALNRVWKRRIVKVGVVLFLVFEFLTFVRFDKFTSIITNSKKTAATSKNLTDSYNLTLIEESSKALKMSGFLNLHLWSDTCAKNLDILCNFPMFPRAPDNRLALSKTVIARNLKQAKAIRLFGFIEPIESGVFFFMVKFCIAEVYLSYNKNWKEARQILSLDVGKFPENKSDSQVSSAIDLVAGEKYFIDIVAICVYRINKLQLLWKTPSSSGFEILNSTFLSTKMDDNSLSNLSFYDKDIPDSQACALRKNDTTYFKSRREISYLSHEEVKNVLPNCEYKPSYILNRRVSKYEAVFRHVVHSFIFPFPEHHQVSNFSNRIYPLGESEAREVVNILMEALRNKSPRRFELNEIRNVERKTDPKRGDRYLIEVELLDVTSGNNVMLSEYVFMFNGEKKLCYPTRFQWNRTVDVYLMVTAKNLGRWLHHFIKNVEKIIHETNDQNLHVVIYDYNSSDINLEKVFKESSLTKYMFRRESGKYSRTHSFTEAINLISNPHSIIIMVDLHLDIAAPFINSVRKHCIEGRMVFTPIIVKMRCGANPANLVGLWQVFGYGIIGLYKSDWDRAGGFGINKTTWGGEDYALMDQLVSVGLEFERMRTPYIHHYYHTKKGMW, from the exons ATGGGAGCAATTTTTCATGTGCAAACTGCACTTAACCGTGTATGGAAACGAAGAATCGTGAAAGTTGGAGTCGTTCTGTTCCTGGTCTTTGAATTTCTAACCTTTGTTAGATTCGACAAGTTTACCAGTATAATCACCAACAGCAAAAAAACGGCAGCCACAAGCAAAAATCTGACTGATTCGTATAACCTCACACTGATAGAAGAATCTTCCAAAGCACTCAAAATGTCAGGTTTCTTAAACTTGCATTTGTGGTCAGACACTTGTGCTAAAAACTTAGacattttgtgtaattttcCTATGTTTCCAAGAGCGCCAGATAACAGACTTGCTCTGAGTAAAACTGTTATTGCGAGAAATTTGAAACAAGCGAAGGCGATAAGATTGTTTGGATTTATAGAACCGATCGAATCTGGCgtgttttttttcatggttaaaTTTTGCATTGCCGAAGTTTATCTTAGCTACAACAAGAACTGGAAAGAAGCAAGACAGATCTTATCCTTAGACGTtggaaaatttcctgaaaacaaatcaGACTCTCAAGTTTCTTCAGCAATTGATCTGGTAGCTGGAGAGAAATATTTCATCGACATAGTCGCCATTTGTGTTTACAGAATTAACAAGTTACAACTTTTGTGGAAAACTCCAAGTAGCTCTGGTTTTGAAATCCTAAACTCAAcgtttttatcaacaaaaatgGATGACAACAGCTTAAGTAATCTCAGTTTCTACGACAAAGATATACCAGATTCTCAAGCCTGTGCCCTGAGAAAGAATGACACCACTTATTTTAAATCACGCCGTGAAATAAGCTACTTATCACACGAGGAAGTGAAAAACGTATTACCAAATTGTGAGTATAAACCAAGTTACATTTTGAATCGCAGAGTAAGCAAATATGAAGCAGTATTTCGTCATGTGGTTCACTCATTCATCTTCCCGTTTCCTGAACATCACCAAGTCAGCAATTTTTCCAACCGGATTTATCCACTTGGAGAAAGCGAGGCCAGGGAAGTTGTTAACATCTTAATGGAGGCTCTCCGTAATAAATCACCAAG GAGGTTTGAATTGAACGAAATAAGAAATGTGGAAAGAAAGACAGATCCAAAAAGAGGCGACCGATATCTGATCGAAGTTGAATTACTGGACGTGACAAGTGGCAACAATGTGATGTTATCTGAATATGTGTTCATGTTCAACGGAGAAAAGAAACTCTGTTATCCAACGAGATTTCAATGGAACAGAACGGTCGACGTATATCTGATGGTAACTGCTAAAAATCTTGGAAGATGGCTTcatcatttcattaaaaacgTCGAGAAGATTATACATGAAACGAACGATCAAAATCTTCATGTTGTGATTTATGATTACAACAGCTCTGACATCAACTTGGAAAAGGTTTTTAAGGAAAGTTCGTTGACAAAATACATGTTCAGAAGAGAGAGTGGGAAATATTCGCGGACTCATTCCTTTACTGAGGCAATAAACCTTATATCAAACCCGCACAGTATTATTATCATGGTTGATCTTCATCTTGATATTGCAGCGCCATTTATCAACAGCGTCCGAAAA CATTGTATCGAAGGTCGAATGGTTTTCACGCCAATCATCGTTAAAATGCGCTGTGGTGCTAATCCGGCAAACTTAGTTGGACTATGGCAAGTGTTTGGTTACGGGATAATTGGACTCTACAAGTCGGACTGGGACCGAGCCGGGGGATTTGGGATCAATAAAACGACCTGGGGAGGAGAAGACTATGCACTAATGGACCAGCTTGTCAGCGTAGGACTGGAGTTTGAACGCATGCGCACTCCGTATATTCATCACTATTACCACACGAAGAAGGGAATGTGGTGA